The segment ATTCCATAACACGTTTGCCATAACACAATTTGCAACCATATACTCGTTAAACAACTTTACACatttataaaaactaaaatattAACCTAAAAAACGTATCCCAACTGGAAAAAAACATCCCCAGTTTTTTTCTGCACAATAATTACCCAAGCACCTTAAATACTACCCATAAATATAGACTTAAAAACACTACACATACTCGTACGTCTTTCCTTGGACTCAACAGTTTATTCCACAATACTTAACATCCGGGCCCGTAACCCGAGTCGTAAACGGGTCAATCCTCACCCACAACAACGAGAAGATCGACGCAAGAAGAATCGACCACACAACAACAATCGTCGGCATCCGATTCTGTTTCCCCATCAAACCCTTGAGAAAAGGGTAAAGATGTACAATCACCCAAAACGCAAagaagagtttaccaaatagcgGGCCCCACGACTGATACCCACTGTTAATCGCGTACGAAATTCCGGCCACCACTCCGACTAAATTCACAATCAACAGAGTCGTCGGCGCAATCAGAAGCGTCGTCCATTTAAACAAGTAAAGCTCCGCAAAATCACCGTCTTCGTCCGACGCCTTTGAGGTAACAGTGAAATTGGTGTCGATTCCGGCGAGAACTTTGAGCAGACCTTGGAATACCGCGAACAGATGAGCGGAAACACCTCCGATGACCCAAAACTGTTCGTTTCTCCACCACTCATCAATTCCGACTCCACTCCATCTCATTTCGAGGATACCGGTTGCGAAGATGGAGAGAAAAAGTGATATGAACCATAAACTTGCGAGATTACTAATCTGCGAAGATGAAAATGTAATTAACAGAGTAAGAATATGACCAATTTATAGTAGCGTGAAGTTGAAGCAAACCTGGGGGATGATGAATTTTCCGGTGAGAAGACAGACAGCTGGCAGAGTACAGTAGACGACGAGCGGAATTGAGGTGATTGGAtagattgttgtgttgatgtatGCAAAACGTTCGAGCCATTTCAGGCGTCCATTATATCCATACCAAATAGGACAATGTCTGCTGAAGAGAATTTCAACTGATCCCAAAGCCCAACGAAGCACTTGGTTTAATCGATCTGATAAATTGATAGGAGCTGAACCTTTGAAAGCTGGACGTGGTGGCATACAGTATATCGATCGCCAACCACGCGCGTGCATTTTGAATCCCGTAAGAATATCTTCTGTCACCGACCCGTAAATCCATCCGATCTGTAACAAACAGCAAAATGTactttaatttatatatttatttgaagtGAAGTCATTGAGGATGATAGTAATTACTAACCTCAGTTCCCCAGTCTGTTTTGTCTTCATAGCCACAACTGATAACATGAATAGCCTCTTTCAAAAGAGTCTCGGGTGCTGCAGATTGAGGCACACCTCCGTTCTCCATAAGTGTGGATGCAACAAACACAGCTGATTGCCCAAATCTTTTCTCAAGTGTCATTTGTGACATCAGCAATGACTTCTCATCGTCAAGCCCAGCTCCTAATGAAAAATCGTAGTGTtaacataaatttcacttttGATCCTGTGTTATgtcttttttgcattttttttttttaaagaaagaaGGATGAAAAGTGATAGATGGTTGTACCTTCAACGCCTTCTTCTATGTCTTCTAGGTTAAATATTGGCACAGTGGGGTCAACATGTTTACTAGATTGCTTTTTATCCAACCCTTTTTTATTTGATTGACTTTTCTTTTTTGATCCACCAAAGCAGCTTGATAAGAAACCCGCTTCTCTCTTTTTCTTGGGTTTAAGTGGTGGTTCATACCCATATAACGCTGTCCTATTGAAAACACAACCAGTTCCCACATAAACAGGACCTTGAATCCCGTCTAAACCTCTCAAGTTAATctgtcaaacaaacaaaaaaacaaacttgtcataagaaaacaaaaaatttgaaaaaatgaaaaaacttaCATCAAAGAAAACAGTGTTTCGATTCGCGTAACGATCATTTCTATCAATTCCATCGAATCTTTGAGGAAACTGAACATAACAAACGTattttccaaggtttggatccaTCATGAAACACATAGCTTCCCTCACTGCTTTACTGTTGTTGATATAATGATCACAATCAAGATTCAACAAGAAAGGCCCATTTGTAAGCACTGCCGAAACGCGAACCTACAGGTTTTCAAAGTTTTTAATGGGTCATTTACGTAAAGATACAAAACTTGAAGGTTTCAACATGAAAAATTACGCACAAGTGCGTTCATGGCACCGGCTTTTTTGTGATGTTGAAATCCCGGACGCTTTTCTCGGGAAACGTAGACTAGTCGTGGCAGCTCATTGCCTTCACTATCGAACCCACCACTCTGACCTAAGAAAACCTGGAGAAGCATCAAGTGTCAgataagggtataatagtcatttgacatctttttttaaaaaaaaaaaaagaccaaaatgcccttTTTAGGTAATAGAAAATTACCTGGATCATTCCTGGATGATCTCTGGTGTTATTTCCAGGCCATGGTGTGCCATCTTGCATTATCCAGCCCTCTTCAGGGACCTTTTGAGCCTTGGCAACAAGGGCATTTATACGGATTTTGAATTCTTCATATTCTCTCTGCAAGGAGTCGAACATATTGATATAATCCAATTAGGTTATCAGATAAGGGTCTTATGGTCATTTTACATCACCTAGAAATGGTATTATTCATTTCTTAGTAAAGAACAAAGACGTAAATAATCTCACCTTCATAAGTCTGCGATCTTTGACAAATGTTGGCTGAATTTTATCTTTCAAGTAATCAATTTTCTGGTTGAAATACCATTCAGGAGCTCGGGGTTCAATGCTATATTTTTTGCAAAAAGGAACCCATTTTCTTGCAAACTCTGATGTTTCAGATAAAGCTTCAAAAGTCAACATGGCAGCTCCATCATCAGAAACATAGCAAGAAACTTTGTCAACAGGGTAGTCAACTGCAAGAATAGAGAGAACAGTGTTTGCTGTGACTAGAGGAGGCTCCTTTAATGGATCCACTGTACTCACAAAAATGTCAACCGCAGCTAATTGTGATGTTTCTCCTTCCCTGTCATACCTGTTATGACAAGGGTGGGTATTCATGTCTTTTTTCACAGATGACACGCCTAATAAAGAGTCAGATGAGGAAGTATATTTATCACCTCAGAGCTAATCTATCAAGATACGTTTCACGATTTACAGGTAGCCATTTCGGGAACTGATCCAAAATCCAAGATATTGCAAACCAGATCTCACATATAACAGAGAGTAGCCACAAGGGATATGCATTTGTCACTGGATTTGTTATCCGATAATGCAAGAAGATGCAAAGAATCACCAACCGAAGTACAATAACCATTCTGTATGGATTAATCCTTGATGATGGAATTGAAACCTTCCTTGAAAGAGGCTGTCTGGCTTCATCATTCCTTCaggaaacaaaaacaaaacattaaaaaaaaaagtccTTTCAAATTACCAAAAGTTAATAATAGTCAAATTATTGACTTACAACAATGAGTCATCAACTAGAACATCAGTAGTGGCATCAATATCTTGACCTCTTTCAGAAGCAGCATGGCTAGTTGTCAATGGAACCACATTCTTGTCTTGTTTTAACTTCCATCCATCAACTCTTTCTTTCCATGCAACATTTCCTAATCCTGCAGTTCCAAACTCCCTCACAGGGTCCACAACCCTAATGTtagctgcaaaaaaaaaaaaatctcttcaaaatgtATCTTGAAGATGGATTAATGTGTTGTTATTGAAGCATAAAACATACGTGATTGATTAACATCACCATGGTAAGGGAGGGAGTGTGTTCTTCTACCCCCTGGTGGAGGAGAGGCCATTGAAAGACGTTCAGGAGATGCTGCAGAGAACTCACCAGAAACCTAACAAAAAACATGATTATATATTAGGGTTAAAAATGAAAAGAATAGTAAAAGACAGAATACTACACAAGTAAATGAAGCATCCAACCTCTTGTGCACTGGTTAGTGAAGGTATGTGGTTACGAGGAATCTCTTTATCATAAGCTGGAGCATTTGTATCTTCCCCTCGTCCATATGTCATGTGCCAGCTCAGCATGCGCTGTGCTATCTTCTGCTTATCAGCTTGACTTTCTGTTAAGGGAAAGTCAGCAGTATTctcatcaacatcaacatcaacatccTCTTCTTTGTCTCCAAAAACAGCAGGACTTCCTGTGTTCAACAAAATCAATGAGTTCATGTAAAGGAGGACAAATACCACATATGTTAGATGATACTGTTAAACATCATTCATCCAGAAAGCACTTAATGAAATGAAAAAGAAACAAAGTCTTAAACAAAAAAATAGGGACACTCTGAAGTAAATCAAAAGTCAAAACCTTTTTGTCTCTTGTATCTGGTTTTGCATTGAGGGCAAGACTGATTGCCATCTTTGCGCTCATATTCATAGCATGGCCTGCAAACTGGGAATGCACAGACATCACAAGCAATGAACAATTCTCCTTTTTCTGTGCTGCCAACATTATCGCCACATATCTGACAAACTTGACCTCCCACAGTCTTCAAAGACTTCCCCTGCACAATCAAAACATCAAGAATGTAAACTGAACCAAAAAGGCTAATCTTCCGCTTAACAACTGTAAAGCTTCTAGTGTAAATAAAGATACCAACCCCAATTTCTCCTGATTCCATTGTGCTTAGCTCGAAATCAACCAATTGCAAACTCAACAATCTATCAGCCAGAAATGCTTCTGCGGATCATAGCTAGAAGCCGTAAACGTGAAGACCTGGTGAAAATCACAAAATCAAATTTCCTTATTCTAGCAAATTCATATGAAATTGAGTAAAGGGAGGGTATT is part of the Lactuca sativa cultivar Salinas chromosome 7, Lsat_Salinas_v11, whole genome shotgun sequence genome and harbors:
- the LOC111905042 gene encoding cellulose synthase A catalytic subunit 3 [UDP-forming], whose protein sequence is MESGEIGGKSLKTVGGQVCQICGDNVGSTEKGELFIACDVCAFPVCRPCYEYERKDGNQSCPQCKTRYKRQKGSPAVFGDKEEDVDVDVDENTADFPLTESQADKQKIAQRMLSWHMTYGRGEDTNAPAYDKEIPRNHIPSLTSAQEVSGEFSAASPERLSMASPPPGGRRTHSLPYHGDVNQSPNIRVVDPVREFGTAGLGNVAWKERVDGWKLKQDKNVVPLTTSHAASERGQDIDATTDVLVDDSLLNDEARQPLSRKVSIPSSRINPYRMVIVLRLVILCIFLHYRITNPVTNAYPLWLLSVICEIWFAISWILDQFPKWLPVNRETYLDRLALRYDREGETSQLAAVDIFVSTVDPLKEPPLVTANTVLSILAVDYPVDKVSCYVSDDGAAMLTFEALSETSEFARKWVPFCKKYSIEPRAPEWYFNQKIDYLKDKIQPTFVKDRRLMKREYEEFKIRINALVAKAQKVPEEGWIMQDGTPWPGNNTRDHPGMIQVFLGQSGGFDSEGNELPRLVYVSREKRPGFQHHKKAGAMNALVRVSAVLTNGPFLLNLDCDHYINNSKAVREAMCFMMDPNLGKYVCYVQFPQRFDGIDRNDRYANRNTVFFDINLRGLDGIQGPVYVGTGCVFNRTALYGYEPPLKPKKKREAGFLSSCFGGSKKKSQSNKKGLDKKQSSKHVDPTVPIFNLEDIEEGVEGAGLDDEKSLLMSQMTLEKRFGQSAVFVASTLMENGGVPQSAAPETLLKEAIHVISCGYEDKTDWGTEIGWIYGSVTEDILTGFKMHARGWRSIYCMPPRPAFKGSAPINLSDRLNQVLRWALGSVEILFSRHCPIWYGYNGRLKWLERFAYINTTIYPITSIPLVVYCTLPAVCLLTGKFIIPQISNLASLWFISLFLSIFATGILEMRWSGVGIDEWWRNEQFWVIGGVSAHLFAVFQGLLKVLAGIDTNFTVTSKASDEDGDFAELYLFKWTTLLIAPTTLLIVNLVGVVAGISYAINSGYQSWGPLFGKLFFAFWVIVHLYPFLKGLMGKQNRMPTIVVVWSILLASIFSLLWVRIDPFTTRVTGPDVKYCGINC